Part of the Deinococcus budaensis genome is shown below.
CGGAAACCAGCCCCGGGCGCCTGAAGTACGTCTTTTCCAGCCCCGACGAGGCGATCATGGCCGTCGAGCGCGGCGAGATCGACCACCAGGACTATGTGCGCATCCGCCTGAACGGCACCCTGCACGACACCTCCGCCGGGCGCGTGATGTTCCGCCGCCTGGTGCAGGAAGCGCTGGGCACCCAGGCCCACCTGGTGGATACCCTGGTCAACCTGGAGACGGCCTACGAGAAAGACCATCTCAAGGACATGATCATGGCCTGCTTCAAGCACCTGGGCATCGAGGCGACGGCCGGGCTGCTCGATGCGCTCAAGGACAGCGGCTTCAAGCTCTCGACCACCTCGGGCATCACCATCGGCATCGACGACATCGTGCTGCCGCCCAACAAGCCCGAGCTGCTGGCCGAGGCCGACGGCAAGCTGGCCGAAATCGAGCAGAACTATGAGTTCGGCTTCATGACCGAAGAAGAGCGCTACAAGCAGGTCGTGCAGCTGTGGAACGACACCACCGACGCCGTGAAGAATGCGGTGTTCGAGAACTTCTCGCAGAACTACCCCTTCAACCCGCTGTGGATCATGTCGCAGTCCGGTGCCCGTGGGAACCCGCAGCAGATCCGCCAGCTCGCGGGGATGCGCGGCCTGATGGCCCGCCCCGACGGCTCGACCATCGAGGTGCCCATCAAGGCGTCCTTCCGCGAGGGCCTGACGGTGCTGGAGTACTTCATCTCCACCCACGGCGCGCGCAAGGGTGGCGCGGACACGGCGCTCCGCACCGCCGACTCGGGCTACCTGACCCGCAAGCTGGTGGACGTGGCCCACGAGGTCGTCGTGCGCGACGTGGACTGCGGCACCACCGACTACACGGTCATGCCGCTGGGCGCGACCGACGAGCGCACTGGCGAGTGGCGCAGCCGCAAGGGCAGCGAGATCGAGACCTCGATCTACGGCCGCACCCTGACCGCCGACGTGGAGCTGTCGGATGGCCGCACCCTGGCCGCCGACACCATGCTCGGCCTGGAGGACGTGAAGGCGATCACCCGGGACGCCAAGGCCATCGGCGAGGTGTTCGTCCGCACGCCGTTGAACTGCCGCGTGAAGGCGGGCGTCTGCCAGAAGTGCTACGGCTACGACCTCTCGCAGGCCAAGCCCGTCTCGATGGGTGAGGCGGTCGGCGTGGTGGCGGCCGAGTCCATCGGGGAACCCGGCACGCAGCTCACGATGCGCACCTTCCACACCGGCGGTGTGGCGGGCGGCGGCGACATCACCATGGGTCTGCCGCGCGTGATCGAGCTGTTCGAGGCCCGCAAGCCCAAGACCCAGGCCGTGGTCGCCGACCGTGACGGCGTGGTCCGCATCGAGGAGGAGGAGGAGCGTTACCTCGTCCGCATCGAGGCCGAAGACGAGCAGTACTCCTCCAAGACCGCGACCAAGATCGGCAAGGCGCTGCGCATGATCGTGCGCGACGGCGACCACGTGGAAGCCGGGCAGCCGCTCACGCGCGGGGCCGTCAACCCTCACGACCTGCTGCTGTACAAGGACACCGACGCGGCGCAGCGTTACCTGGTCGAAGAGGTGCAGCGCGTGTACCGCTCGCAGGGCGTGAAGGTCCACGACAAGCACATCGAGGTCATCGTGCGGCAGATGCTGCGCTACGTGGAGATCACCGACGGCGGCGACACCGACTTGTTGGAAGGCCAGACGGTCGAGCGCTGGGAGGTCGACCAGGCCAACGAGGCGCTCGCGGACGGCCAGACGCCCTCCTCGTGGAAGCCGGTGCTGCTGGGCATCACCAAGAGCAGCCTGACCACCAAGAGCTGGCTCTCGGCGGCGAGCTTCCAGCACACGACGCACGTGCTCACCGAAGCCTCCATGCGCGGTCAGGTGGACGACCTGATCGGCCTGAAGGAAAACGTGATTCTCGGCAAACTGATTCCCGCCGGAACGGGGCTGACCTCCGTGCGCGAGATGCAGGTCGCCGACGACCGCACGCTGGAGAAGTACGGCGAGGGCAGCACCAGCCCCGACTCGGTGACGGGCACCCAGCGCTACGACGACACCCGGCCCGGCAGCACGCCGACCGACACGGTGACATACACCAACTGACCGCTCTCCGCCTTCTTCCCGACCCTCACCCCTCGCCGGGTGGGGGTCTTTTCGGTTGGGGAGAGACGCGGCCCGCTGCGGTATGCTCAGCGTCCTCCGCGCCCTCCTGATAGAGCGTGGCGTAGTGCTCGCCCAGGCTCACCAGAAAGCGCATCTCCTCACGGGTGGTGATGCCGCTGAGGGTCGCCTCGAAACTCAGCAGCAGCGCCCCGTAGGCGAGGCTCCCCGCCCCCAGCAGGGCGAGCAGCACCGGCAGGGGACCGCCCGACCAACCGCCCAGCTCGCCTGCCCCGATCAGGATGCTGGTCCCCACCAGCAGGGCCACCGCCACGTAAAAGGCCCGCAGCGCCCGCTGGAGGTAACGGGTGCGGCGGGTCAGGCGCGGGAGCTGCTCGACGATCATGCGTTTCTCCTCGCGGGCGAGGGGTTCGCGCTGGCCCTCCTCGCCCACCAGGACCTTGAAGCGGGCGGTCAGGACCCGCACCCGGTCGGTGCTGCGGCCCAGGCGGTTGCTGGTGCTCAGCAGCAGGGTGCCCGCGCCCGAGATCAGCACGGCGGGCGTGATCATGGCCGTGAGGACGCTGAGGGTGGGGTCGGCCATGGCAACAGGGTAGGCCGTGGGGGAACGGGTCGGGCCAGCGCGAGCCGCCTCGGCCCGTCGCCCTCAAGCACGGCGCGGGTGAGGAGGCGAAGCCTGGGGACGGACGACGGGGGGGCCGCTCAACCGTGCCTCCCTCCCACCCGGCCCTCCCCCGACCCGCTAGACTTTCCTGATGCAGCTTCTCCTCGACCTTCATCCCGACGAGTACCCGCTGGAGGGCTTCCGGCGGCGGCAACTGCTGGAGTGGGTCTTTGTCCAGGGGGTGGGGACCTTCGGGGCCATGACCACCTTGCCCGCCGAGGTGCG
Proteins encoded:
- a CDS encoding DUF2721 domain-containing protein, coding for MADPTLSVLTAMITPAVLISGAGTLLLSTSNRLGRSTDRVRVLTARFKVLVGEEGQREPLAREEKRMIVEQLPRLTRRTRYLQRALRAFYVAVALLVGTSILIGAGELGGWSGGPLPVLLALLGAGSLAYGALLLSFEATLSGITTREEMRFLVSLGEHYATLYQEGAEDAEHTAAGRVSPQPKRPPPGEG